The segment CTGGACCGACCGGTAATTTATCCAAATTATTTCACGGATCAGGaggatttaaaagtattaattgagggagttaaaaaagtaatagagCTCACGAAAACACATACGATGAGAAAGTGGGATCTAAGACTGGACGAAACGATACTGCCGGCTTGTGCAAAATATCCCTTTGGAACTGACGCCTATTGGGAATGTTATATAAGAATGGAAACTGGCCCGGAAAACCATCAATCGGGAACCTGTAAAATGGGACCCAAAACTGACCCCGACGCTGTTGTTGATAGCGAACTCAGATTGCACGGCATTTCTAATATTAGAGTCGCAGATGCTTCTATATTTCCGGATGTTCCTAATGCGAATCCTTGCGCTGCCATTATTATGGTCGCTGAAAAGGCTGCTGATATGATTATCAATACTTGGGAAGGGTTATGATATGTATCagcattaaataaagtaaattttttagtaaacatgtgttgttatttttaaacaaaacttTAGTTTCTCTATTTACGAGGTGGTCTTCCACGTACCATAaacaatgttttaaaaatttgttaggtATAATGTATGATAATATTAGATTTAAGATAAACAACAAATACGTTACGgtaagtaaaattatgatcgatagataatatatttttttcgaccATGGGATCTTGATCTCCTGTGGCcgttcaaaaaacaaaatatttacatgagttttttacattaaaaataaaaatataataataataaataaataaataaataataattatataaatatatctattgAGAAACTTGTTTATAAATAGATGAATCTTGAATCTATAATTCAAGCTCTCTGGACAAGGTTACGTTGGTTGATAATAAGAAAGGTGACGACTTATGCAAatgaatacttaaaaaatttgtaaaaccTGCTTGTAATTCGAGATAAGTTACGTTTCTTGGTTTGAAATACATCTGAGAACGAATCACCTTCAGGTATCGCATGATCAGTTCGACAGTGAACGAGGAAGAGTGACAACCTACTACTTTACTTTGGTAAATTTacttagattttaaattattttgtaaataaaaatttatacagaataattaggaaataaaaataaatcattttttagaaatatggATTCGTGTTTGACTCAAACTTGTGAATCAGCAATCAATGGATCATCGCCATTGATATTTACTCAGTTGATTCAAATGTTATTGGTGGCACAGTGTagttttggaaaaataaacgAGTATCCTCCAGATCGAACGTCTGAGATTGTATCTAATGTTGAAGAATCATTTGATTTCATAATTGTGGGCGGTGGATCAGCAGGATCGGTTTTGGCTGCACGATTATCTGAGCAGCCTAATTGGAAGGTGTTACTGATAGAAGCAGGAACATATCCTTCAGCAATGAGTGATGTACCAGGCTTACTTTTGGGTTTACAAGGTTCTACCGAAGACTATGCTTATCAACTAGAACCACAGAGTGATTTTTGTTTGGGAATGGTTGACAAACGCTGCGTTTGGGCAAAAGGAAAATCTCTGGGTGGAAGCTCTGCTATGAATGCGATGCTGCACATTCATGGAAATAGTGAGGATTATGATTCTTGGGCTGCGAATGGTAATAAAGGTTGGAGTTATGATGATGTACTTCCGTACTTCAAAAAATCTGTCAACTATCCAGatgaagttatccaaaaataTGGTGACAAATATTTTGGAACTGACGGACCGATAAATATTCGCTCTTACAACTATTCGGATTCTTCTGTTCAAGAAGTCTACTTAGAAGCGGTCGCAGAAAGGGGTATCCCGGTATTGGATGTTTTCAATACAAATCGATATATTGGCTACGGCAAGGCACATGGGACTATTGATAATGGGCGCCGGATGAATGTAGCAAAAGCTTTTCTATCTCCGATAAAAAACAGAGAAAATCTTTTTGTCATGACTTCTACCAGAGctgatgaaattttgataaatgaCAACCGAGCTAACGGAGTACGAGTTACACTTGAAGATGGCAGGACAGTTGATTTAAAAGCATCGAAAGAAGTTATTGTTTCTGCTGGATCTATAGCATCTCCACAATTATTAATGTTATCTGGTATTGGACCTAAAAAAGATCTAGAGGAGTTGGGTATCGAGTGCAAAGCTGATTTACCGGTTGGCAAAAATCTTCAAGATCATCTTATTTGGCTGGGAATTCATTTGGAATTTGTAAATGGATCACGTGAAATCAAAACTCCTCTCAGTGTGCTTGATGATGCTTATGATTATCTAGTTCACGGAAAAGGTGAGTTTGCAAATGTGGGAGCTATAGATTTACTTGGATTCGTTAATCTTGAAGATCCTGCCTCGCTTTATCCTGACATTGAATTTCATCATATTTACGTTCCGCAAGGACACGTTCTTAAAATGGACGCAATGTTGAAAGCCTGCGGCCTTGCCAAGGATCTCGGCGATGAGCTTATGAAATTAACTGTGGATACTGACACAATCTACGTAAGTCCCGCATTGTTGAAGCCAAAAAGTATTGGCGAACTAAAGCTTCGCAGTAAATCGCCAAGTGAGcctgtcaaaatttttgccaattaCCTAACGGACGAACGCGATAAAGACAAGATGATTAAAACAGTAGATTTTATCAAAAGTCTTCTCAACACTGAAGCTTTCAAGAAACTCGGGGTCAAATTACGTAACTTTTCCATACCTGGATGTAAAGATTTTGAATTTGATAGCTCAGAGTACTGGGAATGCAACATCAGACACACCGCCGGAACTCTCTACCACCCAGTTGGAACCGTACGAATGGGAACTCCAGTCGATCCTAAATCTGTAGTCGACTAtaatttgaaagttttaaGTATCGACAGCCTTAGAGTTATCGATGCTTCGATCATGCCAGTTATCACGAGTGGTAACACTCACGCACCTACATTGATGATTGCAGAGAAAGGAGCTGATTTGATCAAACAGCATTGGCTTATCAAAGATGAATTATAGTTTATACACCCGTTCAATTATCGATAATGACAAAGTGGCTGACaacaaacttaaatttttattttttagattaataaattttgattgttTTTGTAATTAGAATTAGAATTACtgccataaaataaaaaaaatatatgtgaatatttttctgtaatctattttaaatgaaactaACTAACTTTAATACAATATTACggagaataaggaaaaaaaattataacagaTTGACGGCTTCACTGACATAGATTATGCTTTAAATTGTCAAAGGTCATATcacgtttatattttatccaCTGCGATTActgaatatatatactagGGAGGTTGAGTATAAACTTGCACttgagttatttttatttaccatgattttttaaatcagaaaGCATGACattcgaataaataattacgataTCGGCGGTTTCAGCTGAATCAGTAATTGACCTGTTTTTGTTATAAAGTCAGTACACTACTACGGGACGAatcgataataataacaataaaaagtgTTGTTGATAATTTCCAAATgaggataattttttaaaataatataatataaaaaaataaacgtgtCCAttgtatactttttaaattatcagttgcttaataattaaatataagttATTGACGACTGCTCCGTAACTTTGGTAAGTAAAatactatataaaaaaaaatttggaaaatccaaaagtgcacgcctcgaacgctc is part of the Microplitis mediator isolate UGA2020A chromosome 11, iyMicMedi2.1, whole genome shotgun sequence genome and harbors:
- the LOC130676848 gene encoding glucose dehydrogenase [FAD, quinone]-like translates to MDSCLTQTCESAINGSSPLIFTQLIQMLLVAQCSFGKINEYPPDRTSEIVSNVEESFDFIIVGGGSAGSVLAARLSEQPNWKVLLIEAGTYPSAMSDVPGLLLGLQGSTEDYAYQLEPQSDFCLGMVDKRCVWAKGKSLGGSSAMNAMLHIHGNSEDYDSWAANGNKGWSYDDVLPYFKKSVNYPDEVIQKYGDKYFGTDGPINIRSYNYSDSSVQEVYLEAVAERGIPVLDVFNTNRYIGYGKAHGTIDNGRRMNVAKAFLSPIKNRENLFVMTSTRADEILINDNRANGVRVTLEDGRTVDLKASKEVIVSAGSIASPQLLMLSGIGPKKDLEELGIECKADLPVGKNLQDHLIWLGIHLEFVNGSREIKTPLSVLDDAYDYLVHGKGEFANVGAIDLLGFVNLEDPASLYPDIEFHHIYVPQGHVLKMDAMLKACGLAKDLGDELMKLTVDTDTIYVSPALLKPKSIGELKLRSKSPSEPVKIFANYLTDERDKDKMIKTVDFIKSLLNTEAFKKLGVKLRNFSIPGCKDFEFDSSEYWECNIRHTAGTLYHPVGTVRMGTPVDPKSVVDYNLKVLSIDSLRVIDASIMPVITSGNTHAPTLMIAEKGADLIKQHWLIKDEL